A stretch of the Cellulomonas sp. WB94 genome encodes the following:
- a CDS encoding STAS domain-containing protein → MHADRSAPPRGEPGAVHVILGADRTRIVLSGEIDADLGTDLHQATADAEQSGLPIEVDTHHVTFMDSSGVAFLARLATRSQHRVRLLRVPPTVRFLLEVTRIGELLDVVDDDAETQFEARGDGNLLS, encoded by the coding sequence CTGCACGCCGACCGGAGCGCCCCGCCGCGCGGCGAACCCGGAGCCGTGCACGTGATCCTCGGCGCCGACCGCACCCGGATCGTCCTGTCGGGCGAGATCGACGCGGATCTCGGCACCGACCTCCACCAGGCGACGGCCGATGCCGAGCAGTCCGGCCTCCCCATCGAGGTCGACACCCACCACGTGACGTTCATGGACTCCTCGGGGGTCGCGTTCCTCGCACGCCTGGCGACCCGGAGCCAGCACCGCGTCCGGCTGCTGCGCGTCCCCCCGACCGTGCGGTTCCTGCTCGAGGTCACCCGCATCGGCGAGCTGCTCGACGTGGTCGACGACGACGCAGAGACGCAGTTCGAGGCTCGCGGCGACGGCAACCTGCTCTCCTGA
- a CDS encoding SDR family NAD(P)-dependent oxidoreductase, with product MGTALITGASAGLGLEFAWQLATAKHDVVLVARGADRLEHLASQLRAAAGVHVEVLPADLTVRADVERVAERLRATVHPVGLLVNNAGLGLNQRFVGGDLDVEERALAVMVHSVLVLSHAAAGAMVERGRGAILNVSSIAALLASGTYSAHKAWVRTFTEGLAVELKGTGVTATAVTPGFVHTEFHERAGINMTALPDIAWLDADAVVATALADVRRGAVLSNPSLRYQGVAGVVRVLPRFAIRALGNYRHRLTTAASESESL from the coding sequence ATGGGAACCGCACTGATCACCGGCGCGAGCGCGGGCCTCGGCCTGGAGTTCGCCTGGCAGCTCGCGACCGCGAAGCACGACGTCGTCCTGGTGGCCCGCGGCGCCGACCGCCTCGAGCACCTCGCGAGCCAGCTCCGTGCCGCGGCAGGGGTCCACGTCGAGGTCCTCCCGGCGGACCTCACTGTCCGCGCCGACGTCGAACGGGTCGCGGAGCGGCTGCGCGCGACCGTGCACCCGGTCGGTCTGCTCGTCAACAACGCGGGGCTCGGGCTGAACCAGCGGTTCGTCGGCGGCGACCTGGACGTCGAGGAGAGGGCGCTCGCGGTCATGGTCCACTCCGTCCTCGTGCTCTCGCACGCGGCCGCGGGCGCGATGGTCGAGCGGGGTCGCGGCGCCATCCTCAACGTGTCGTCGATCGCCGCTCTGCTCGCGTCGGGCACGTACTCGGCGCACAAGGCGTGGGTGCGGACGTTCACCGAGGGACTCGCGGTGGAGCTCAAGGGGACAGGGGTCACGGCCACCGCAGTGACCCCCGGGTTCGTCCACACCGAGTTCCACGAGCGCGCGGGCATCAACATGACGGCGCTGCCGGACATCGCGTGGCTGGACGCGGACGCGGTCGTCGCGACCGCGCTGGCCGACGTGCGCCGAGGTGCTGTCCTGTCGAACCCGAGCCTGCGCTACCAGGGGGTCGCCGGGGTCGTGCGCGTGCTGCCACGGTTCGCCATCCGGGCCCTCGGGAACTACCGCCACCGTCTGACCACCGCCGCGAGCGAGAGCGAGTCGTTGTGA
- a CDS encoding TrmH family RNA methyltransferase, with amino-acid sequence MTAVGRHDVTGDAPTGDLASAVVGSVEDGAVAGGAVVESAVVEGEVGVGPWPGGPSAWPDLAGPDGAPRYDPDLLAHGDRRNVVDRYRYWTLDAVVADLDTRRHPFHVAIENWAHDMNIGSVVRTANAFAAAEVHIVGRRRWNRRGAMVTDRYQHVRYHPTVEDLLTWARTAGPAGDPLPVLGIDNLPGSVPLEGYPLPRGCVLLFGQESVGLSDEARAGVVDVLHIAQFGSTRSINAGAAAAIAMHAWIARHADASGHGTAGHGSTAAGLPAG; translated from the coding sequence GTGACCGCGGTGGGCCGGCACGACGTGACCGGCGACGCCCCGACCGGGGATCTCGCGAGCGCGGTCGTCGGGAGCGTCGAGGACGGTGCCGTCGCCGGGGGAGCCGTCGTCGAGAGTGCCGTCGTCGAGGGCGAGGTCGGCGTCGGCCCGTGGCCCGGAGGCCCGAGCGCGTGGCCGGACCTCGCCGGGCCCGACGGCGCACCGCGCTACGACCCGGACCTGCTCGCGCACGGCGACCGCCGCAACGTCGTCGACCGCTACCGGTACTGGACGCTCGACGCGGTCGTCGCGGACCTCGACACCCGCCGCCACCCGTTCCACGTGGCGATCGAGAACTGGGCGCACGACATGAACATCGGGTCCGTCGTGCGGACCGCGAACGCGTTCGCTGCGGCCGAGGTCCACATCGTCGGGCGACGGCGCTGGAACCGTCGCGGCGCCATGGTCACCGACCGGTACCAGCACGTCCGCTACCACCCGACCGTCGAGGACCTGCTCACGTGGGCGCGCACCGCGGGTCCGGCCGGCGACCCGCTGCCCGTGCTCGGCATCGACAACCTGCCCGGGTCGGTCCCGCTCGAGGGGTACCCGCTGCCGCGCGGCTGCGTGCTGCTGTTCGGTCAGGAGAGCGTCGGCCTGTCGGACGAGGCGCGCGCGGGGGTGGTCGACGTGCTGCACATCGCCCAGTTCGGCTCGACCCGTTCGATCAACGCGGGCGCGGCCGCCGCGATCGCGATGCACGCGTGGATCGCCCGCCACGCGGACGCGTCGGGCCACGGGACGGCCGGGCACGGCTCGACCGCCGCGGGGCTGCCCGCTGGGTAG
- a CDS encoding VTT domain-containing protein: MLALTALTAAVSGSGHLATLGPSFLNPDHLIQSFGAYALIGVVIVVFIETGLLFPLLPGDSLLFTAGALVAQDVLQFPLWLLCLLLFLAAFGGDQCAYWIGRKLGPKVFDRPDSKIFKRSHIDETNAYFERYGGRTIIVARFIPFVRTYAPVAAGVGRMSYRHYVSFDLVGALLWGVGVTLLGYALGNVPFIKANIEFLLIAVVLVSVAPIGLKLARSWLAARRAPAAVLADETADEAV, encoded by the coding sequence GTGCTCGCACTGACCGCCCTCACCGCTGCCGTCTCCGGCTCCGGTCACCTGGCGACCCTCGGACCCAGCTTCCTCAACCCCGACCACCTGATCCAGTCGTTCGGCGCCTACGCGCTCATCGGCGTCGTCATCGTGGTCTTCATCGAGACGGGACTGCTGTTCCCGCTGCTCCCGGGCGACTCCCTCCTGTTCACCGCGGGCGCCCTGGTCGCGCAGGACGTGCTGCAGTTCCCGTTGTGGCTGCTCTGCCTGCTGCTGTTCCTCGCGGCGTTCGGCGGGGACCAGTGCGCGTACTGGATCGGCCGCAAGCTCGGCCCGAAGGTGTTCGACCGGCCCGACTCGAAGATCTTCAAGCGCAGCCACATCGACGAGACGAACGCCTACTTCGAGCGGTACGGCGGCCGGACGATCATCGTCGCGAGGTTCATCCCGTTCGTGCGGACGTACGCGCCGGTGGCCGCGGGCGTCGGGCGCATGTCGTACCGGCACTACGTCTCGTTCGACCTGGTCGGCGCGCTGCTCTGGGGTGTCGGCGTGACGCTGCTCGGCTACGCGCTCGGCAACGTCCCCTTCATCAAGGCGAACATCGAGTTCCTCCTCATCGCCGTGGTCCTGGTCTCGGTCGCCCCCATCGGGCTCAAGCTCGCCCGCTCGTGGCTCGCCGCACGTCGCGCCCCCGCGGCCGTGCTCGCCGACGAGACGGCCGACGAGGCAGTCTGA
- a CDS encoding ATP-binding SpoIIE family protein phosphatase codes for MAVNCSTIDPPPDALAEVRERAFRAADVPMYIAAAGSPAQTIVWVNDAFVRRTGFTAEEIVGQAPGRLLGPDTHPELIDRFRAAIADGQPWAETLRTVAADGTPSWTRVSIAPVQGDQDGITHWFYVLVDVTDLEERHREQLAEVERERRERTSIGIISRISDILMDLDDPSSLGEVAGVLGRSVVRWAGFYLEDDDGLRPADGTDTPPYRVGRRHAAVVEVGAAAQDAAASPCTQAVDPVHELLTGERTQPVDLDLAAPAASTASGWLADQVRRAVTRLPEAPSGVVVLPVPGRRRVLGVLVVVPSDGTDAAAIDSAVGTVLQLTTRRVGLAVDNARLYEREHRVAETLQRSMLPEQADVDGLDVWSYYAPSSAHAQVGGDWFDVLEIDADVVGVVIGDVVGHDIEAAASMGQLRSVVRTYAFEVRTPGLVLERVDQLVAGMRIPRPAALVLMTLTRTDDTWRLAYSRAGHLPGLLVRDGRVTELDEAGGRLIGISVGPRTTSEVPLAPGDVLVLYTDGLIERRDRALREGLAALREAAEGVTATDAAGIGEDLLARLADDPEDDVAVVVVRIPDPAVDGSVARSPRSRRWRLPSEPAAAGRARHAVVRTCQAWGLTCGPSAELVVSELVANAVLHGWGHVLLRLDDTEDGLRIEVEDANPAPPVTTDGHRGRVGGFGMQIVERLADWGWRPAGTGKVVWAKIRAGEGTDV; via the coding sequence GTGGCGGTCAACTGTTCGACGATCGATCCGCCTCCGGACGCTCTCGCGGAGGTGCGCGAGCGGGCCTTCCGGGCCGCCGACGTCCCCATGTACATCGCGGCGGCGGGCTCACCCGCTCAGACCATCGTGTGGGTCAACGACGCGTTCGTCCGGCGCACGGGGTTCACCGCCGAGGAGATCGTCGGCCAGGCGCCGGGACGGCTCCTCGGGCCGGACACCCACCCCGAGCTGATCGACAGGTTCCGGGCCGCGATCGCCGACGGGCAGCCGTGGGCCGAGACGCTGCGCACGGTGGCCGCCGACGGGACGCCGTCATGGACGCGCGTGTCGATCGCCCCCGTCCAGGGGGACCAGGACGGGATCACGCACTGGTTCTACGTGCTCGTCGACGTCACCGACCTCGAGGAGCGCCACCGCGAGCAGCTCGCCGAGGTCGAGCGCGAGCGCCGCGAGCGGACGAGCATCGGGATCATCTCGCGGATCTCCGACATCCTCATGGACCTCGACGACCCGAGCTCGCTCGGTGAGGTCGCGGGCGTCCTGGGCCGTTCGGTGGTGCGGTGGGCCGGCTTCTACCTGGAGGACGACGACGGGCTGCGGCCGGCCGACGGCACCGACACGCCCCCGTACCGGGTCGGACGCCGTCACGCAGCGGTCGTCGAGGTCGGAGCGGCCGCGCAGGACGCGGCGGCATCGCCGTGCACGCAGGCGGTCGACCCCGTCCACGAGCTCCTGACCGGCGAGCGCACCCAGCCCGTCGACCTGGACCTGGCGGCACCGGCTGCCTCGACCGCGTCCGGGTGGCTCGCCGACCAGGTGCGCAGGGCCGTGACGCGCCTGCCCGAAGCGCCGTCCGGCGTGGTCGTGCTGCCCGTGCCGGGCCGTCGCCGGGTCCTCGGGGTGCTCGTCGTGGTCCCCTCGGACGGGACCGACGCCGCGGCGATCGACAGCGCGGTCGGGACCGTGCTCCAGCTCACGACGCGCCGCGTCGGGCTCGCCGTCGACAACGCCCGGCTGTACGAGCGTGAGCACCGGGTCGCCGAGACGCTCCAGCGGTCGATGCTGCCCGAACAGGCCGACGTCGACGGCCTCGACGTCTGGTCGTACTACGCGCCGAGCTCCGCGCACGCGCAGGTCGGCGGCGACTGGTTCGACGTGCTCGAGATCGATGCGGACGTCGTGGGTGTCGTCATCGGGGACGTCGTCGGGCATGACATCGAGGCCGCCGCGTCGATGGGCCAGCTGCGCTCGGTCGTGCGGACGTACGCGTTCGAGGTCCGGACGCCGGGGCTCGTCCTCGAGCGCGTCGACCAGCTGGTCGCCGGCATGCGGATCCCACGCCCCGCGGCTCTCGTCCTGATGACGCTCACGCGGACGGACGACACCTGGCGGCTCGCGTACTCCCGCGCCGGCCACCTCCCCGGGCTGCTCGTGCGCGACGGCCGCGTGACGGAGCTCGACGAGGCCGGCGGGCGGCTGATCGGCATCTCCGTCGGCCCCCGCACGACGTCGGAGGTCCCGCTGGCTCCGGGCGACGTCCTTGTCCTCTACACGGACGGCCTCATCGAACGGCGGGACCGCGCGTTGCGCGAGGGCCTCGCGGCGCTGCGTGAGGCCGCCGAGGGCGTGACCGCGACCGACGCCGCGGGCATCGGCGAGGACCTGCTCGCGCGGCTCGCCGACGACCCGGAGGACGACGTCGCGGTCGTCGTCGTGCGCATCCCCGACCCGGCGGTCGACGGGTCCGTCGCGCGCAGCCCACGCTCACGGCGGTGGCGGCTGCCGAGCGAGCCCGCGGCGGCCGGTCGTGCCCGGCACGCGGTCGTGCGCACGTGCCAGGCCTGGGGCCTGACGTGCGGCCCGAGCGCCGAGCTGGTCGTCTCCGAGCTCGTCGCGAACGCGGTGCTCCACGGGTGGGGGCACGTGCTGCTGCGTCTCGACGACACCGAGGACGGGCTGCGGATCGAGGTCGAGGACGCGAACCCCGCGCCGCCTGTGACGACCGACGGCCACCGCGGACGGGTCGGCGGGTTCGGCATGCAGATCGTCGAGCGCCTGGCGGACTGGGGCTGGCGGCCGGCCGGCACGGGCAAGGTCGTGTGGGCGAAGATCCGCGCCGGCGAGGGCACCGACGTCTGA
- a CDS encoding LemA family protein → MTGITIALLVVVAIIVIVLIWAVATYNGFVRLRNLVQEAWRQIDVELNRRHDLIPNLVETVKGYAAHERGVFDDVSRARAAASGAGQSPAQQAASENVLTQALGRLFAVAEAYPVLRASENFQQLQAELTNTEDRIAAGRRFYNANVRTLNTKVESFPSNLIAGAFGFVRAEYFETEDPAVRAAPQVSFGAGDAPAPGAPTV, encoded by the coding sequence GTGACCGGCATCACCATCGCACTGCTCGTCGTCGTGGCGATCATCGTCATCGTCCTGATCTGGGCCGTCGCCACGTACAACGGCTTCGTCCGCCTGCGCAACCTCGTGCAGGAGGCCTGGCGGCAGATCGACGTCGAGCTCAACCGACGTCACGACCTCATCCCGAACCTCGTCGAGACCGTCAAGGGCTACGCGGCGCACGAGCGCGGCGTGTTCGACGACGTCAGCCGGGCGCGCGCCGCCGCCTCGGGTGCCGGGCAGTCCCCGGCGCAGCAGGCCGCCTCCGAGAACGTGCTCACGCAGGCCCTCGGGCGGCTGTTCGCCGTCGCCGAGGCGTACCCGGTGCTGCGCGCGAGCGAGAACTTCCAGCAGCTGCAGGCCGAGCTCACCAACACCGAGGACCGCATCGCCGCGGGTCGTCGGTTCTACAACGCCAACGTGCGCACGCTCAACACAAAGGTCGAGTCGTTCCCGTCGAACCTCATCGCGGGGGCGTTCGGCTTCGTGCGCGCCGAGTACTTCGAGACCGAGGACCCCGCGGTGCGTGCGGCGCCCCAGGTCAGCTTCGGCGCGGGCGACGCCCCGGCACCGGGCGCACCGACCGTCTGA
- the purT gene encoding formate-dependent phosphoribosylglycinamide formyltransferase has translation MTSSLPPVTPGTLGTPLTPGATRVLLLGAGELGKEVAIELQRLGVEVVAADRYPDAPAMQVAHRSHVLDMLDPDALRALLAAERPHVVVPEIEAIATHVLAEAEADGVRVVPTARATVLTMDREGIRRLAAEELGLPTSPYRFVGSLEDLRTAVGELGLPVVVKPVMSSSGKGQSVVRTADDVETAWEHAQHGGRATGSADGPPARVIVEGFVAFDSEITLLTVRHVGGTTFCDPIGHVQVDGDYRESWQPAALAPATLVEAQRVAATVTGALGGWGVFGVELFVVGDRVLFSEVSPRPHDTGLVTLVSQDLSEFALHARAVLGLPAGDVLRLGAGDGQGAVDGQGAAASCAVLAEGTGVPVFSGVDVALAVPTAQVRLFGKPSVAGRRRVAVTLARGADVEEARERARSSAAALRVELT, from the coding sequence ATGACCTCCTCCCTGCCGCCCGTCACGCCGGGCACCCTCGGCACCCCGCTGACCCCGGGTGCGACCCGCGTCCTGCTGCTCGGGGCAGGTGAGCTCGGCAAGGAGGTCGCGATCGAGCTGCAGCGCCTCGGGGTCGAGGTCGTCGCGGCCGACCGGTACCCCGACGCCCCGGCGATGCAGGTCGCGCACCGCTCGCACGTGCTCGACATGCTCGACCCCGACGCGCTGCGGGCACTGCTCGCCGCCGAGCGCCCCCACGTCGTCGTCCCCGAGATCGAGGCGATCGCGACCCACGTGCTCGCCGAGGCGGAGGCCGACGGCGTCCGCGTGGTGCCGACCGCCCGCGCGACGGTGCTGACGATGGACCGCGAGGGCATCCGCCGGCTCGCCGCCGAGGAGCTCGGGCTGCCCACGTCGCCGTACCGGTTCGTCGGCTCGCTCGAGGACCTACGGACCGCGGTCGGTGAGCTCGGGCTGCCCGTCGTGGTCAAGCCGGTCATGTCGTCGTCGGGCAAGGGGCAGTCGGTCGTGCGGACGGCCGACGACGTCGAGACCGCGTGGGAGCACGCGCAGCACGGTGGCCGCGCCACAGGCTCGGCGGACGGCCCCCCGGCGCGCGTCATCGTCGAGGGGTTCGTCGCGTTCGACTCCGAGATCACCCTGCTGACCGTCCGGCACGTCGGCGGGACGACGTTCTGCGACCCGATCGGGCACGTGCAGGTCGACGGCGACTACCGCGAGTCCTGGCAGCCCGCCGCGCTCGCACCGGCAACCCTCGTCGAGGCCCAGCGCGTCGCCGCGACCGTGACCGGCGCGCTCGGCGGGTGGGGCGTGTTCGGCGTCGAGCTGTTCGTCGTCGGCGACCGCGTGCTGTTCTCCGAGGTGTCGCCCCGGCCGCACGACACCGGGCTGGTCACGCTCGTGTCGCAGGATCTGTCGGAGTTCGCGCTGCACGCACGCGCGGTGCTCGGGCTGCCCGCGGGCGACGTCCTGCGGCTCGGTGCGGGGGACGGGCAGGGTGCTGTCGACGGGCAAGGTGCGGCGGCATCGTGCGCGGTGCTCGCCGAGGGCACGGGCGTGCCGGTGTTCTCCGGTGTCGACGTCGCGCTCGCGGTGCCGACCGCGCAGGTGCGCCTGTTCGGCAAGCCGTCCGTCGCGGGCCGACGCCGGGTCGCCGTGACGCTCGCTCGCGGCGCGGACGTCGAGGAGGCGCGGGAGCGTGCGCGGTCGAGCGCGGCGGCTCTGCGGGTCGAGCTCACGTGA
- a CDS encoding YwiC-like family protein: MTDPATGTGRTPTRRRRGPGWVPNQHGAWAMLVLPVVVGALRAGPTWRHLLLAAAWLAAYLAFFATGLWLRSGRKARYWPPVRAYALVTAALGLALLASRPALVTWGVVYAPLLAVSLWHSVRRTDRSLVNDAVTIVAASVMVAVAAGLGPAAPGGWTWLPGATDGATWAVTGLVLAYFFGTALYVKTMIRDRGDRRRYVQSVAYHALVCVPAFGWSPWAGVLFLALAVRAAVVPRLWPHTSPRTVGLGEVAASVALAVVLVAAG, translated from the coding sequence GTGACCGACCCCGCAACGGGCACCGGGCGCACCCCGACCCGTCGGCGGCGCGGACCGGGCTGGGTCCCGAACCAGCACGGGGCGTGGGCGATGCTCGTCCTGCCCGTCGTCGTGGGCGCCCTGCGGGCCGGCCCCACGTGGCGTCACCTGCTGCTGGCAGCCGCCTGGCTCGCGGCGTACCTCGCGTTCTTCGCGACCGGGCTGTGGCTGCGGTCCGGTCGCAAAGCCCGCTACTGGCCCCCCGTACGCGCGTACGCGCTGGTCACGGCCGCGCTCGGGCTCGCTCTGCTGGCGAGCCGCCCGGCGCTCGTCACCTGGGGCGTCGTGTACGCGCCGCTCCTCGCGGTCAGCCTGTGGCACTCCGTCCGGCGCACGGACCGGTCGCTCGTCAACGACGCGGTGACGATCGTCGCGGCGAGCGTGATGGTCGCCGTCGCGGCCGGCCTGGGACCGGCGGCGCCCGGCGGGTGGACGTGGCTGCCCGGCGCGACGGACGGTGCGACCTGGGCCGTCACGGGGCTGGTGCTCGCGTACTTCTTCGGCACCGCGCTGTACGTCAAGACGATGATCCGTGACCGCGGCGACCGGCGCCGGTACGTCCAGTCCGTCGCTTACCACGCGCTCGTCTGCGTACCGGCGTTCGGGTGGAGCCCCTGGGCGGGCGTGCTGTTCCTCGCGCTCGCTGTGCGGGCCGCCGTCGTCCCCCGGCTCTGGCCGCACACCTCGCCGCGCACGGTCGGGCTCGGCGAGGTCGCCGCGTCCGTGGCCCTCGCGGTGGTCCTCGTCGCGGCCGGCTGA
- the fbaA gene encoding class II fructose-bisphosphate aldolase: protein MGIATPEVYTEMIDRAKAGKFAFPAVNVTSSSTLTAALQGFAEAESDGIIQVSVGGAEYASGSTIKDRVAGSLALAAYAHEVAKSYPITVALHTDHCAKANLESWVRPLLALEIEQVKAGKLPTFQSHMFDGSTVPLGENLIIAEELLELSQLARTILEIEVGVVGGEEDGHMAEINEKLYTTVEDGLATVKALGAGEKGRYLTALTFGNVHGVYKPGAVKLRPSILAEIQKAVGDAIGKENPFDLVFHGGSGSTEAEISEAVDNGVIKMNIDTDTQYAYSRPVADHFFKNYDGVLKVDGEVGNKKAYDPRAWGKAAEAGLAKRIVEAAQQLRSAGQKLG from the coding sequence ATGGGCATCGCAACCCCCGAGGTCTACACCGAGATGATCGACCGGGCGAAGGCCGGCAAGTTCGCCTTCCCCGCCGTCAACGTCACGTCCTCCTCGACCCTCACCGCCGCGCTCCAGGGCTTCGCCGAGGCCGAGAGCGACGGGATCATCCAGGTCTCCGTCGGCGGCGCCGAGTACGCGTCCGGCTCGACCATCAAGGACCGCGTCGCGGGCTCGCTCGCGCTGGCCGCCTACGCCCACGAGGTCGCGAAGAGCTACCCGATCACGGTCGCGCTGCACACCGACCACTGCGCCAAGGCCAACCTCGAGTCCTGGGTCCGCCCGCTGCTCGCGCTCGAGATCGAGCAGGTCAAGGCCGGCAAGCTCCCGACGTTCCAGTCGCACATGTTCGACGGCTCGACGGTCCCGCTCGGCGAGAACCTGATCATCGCCGAGGAGCTCCTCGAGCTCTCGCAGCTGGCCCGCACGATCCTCGAGATCGAGGTAGGCGTCGTCGGTGGCGAAGAGGACGGCCACATGGCCGAGATCAACGAGAAGCTCTACACGACCGTCGAGGACGGCCTGGCCACGGTCAAGGCGCTCGGTGCGGGCGAGAAGGGTCGCTACCTGACGGCCCTCACGTTCGGCAACGTGCACGGCGTCTACAAGCCCGGTGCGGTCAAGCTGCGCCCGTCGATCCTCGCGGAGATCCAGAAGGCCGTCGGGGACGCGATCGGCAAGGAGAACCCGTTCGACCTCGTCTTCCACGGTGGCTCGGGCTCGACCGAGGCCGAGATCTCCGAGGCCGTCGACAACGGCGTCATCAAGATGAACATCGACACCGACACGCAGTACGCGTACTCGCGTCCGGTCGCCGACCACTTCTTCAAGAACTACGACGGCGTCCTGAAGGTTGACGGCGAGGTCGGCAACAAGAAGGCGTACGACCCGCGTGCGTGGGGCAAGGCGGCCGAGGCCGGTCTGGCCAAGCGCATCGTCGAGGCCGCGCAGCAGCTGCGCTCGGCGGGCCAGAAGCTCGGCTGA
- a CDS encoding HAD-IIA family hydrolase, whose product MTREIRSWLTDMDGVLVHEGTALPGAADFVRALRDAGRPFLVLTNNSIFTPRDLHARLASSGLDVPEDAIWTSALATAQFLDDQVPGGSAYTIGEAGLTTALWEVGYTLTDTDPDYVVLGETRTYSFEAITKAIRLIKGGARFIATNPDVTGPSAEGDLPATGAVAAMITAATGRKPYFVGKPNPMMFRSALNRIDAHSETTAMVGDRMDTDIVAGIEAGLQTFLVLTGSTRAADIERFPFRPSHVVDSIADLVSCV is encoded by the coding sequence ATGACCCGCGAGATCCGCAGCTGGCTGACAGACATGGACGGCGTCCTCGTCCACGAGGGCACGGCGCTGCCCGGTGCCGCCGACTTCGTGCGCGCGCTGCGCGACGCCGGTCGACCGTTCCTCGTCCTGACGAACAACTCGATCTTCACGCCGCGTGACCTGCACGCGCGCCTCGCGTCGTCGGGTCTCGACGTGCCCGAGGACGCGATCTGGACCTCGGCGCTCGCCACCGCGCAGTTCCTCGACGACCAGGTCCCGGGCGGCAGCGCCTACACGATCGGCGAGGCCGGCCTGACGACCGCGCTGTGGGAGGTCGGCTACACGCTGACCGACACGGACCCGGACTACGTCGTGCTCGGCGAGACCCGCACGTACTCGTTCGAGGCCATCACGAAGGCGATCCGGCTCATCAAGGGCGGCGCGCGCTTCATCGCGACGAACCCCGACGTGACCGGCCCGAGCGCCGAGGGTGACCTCCCCGCAACGGGTGCGGTCGCCGCGATGATCACCGCCGCGACGGGTCGCAAGCCCTACTTCGTCGGCAAGCCGAACCCCATGATGTTCCGCTCGGCCCTCAACCGGATCGACGCGCACTCCGAGACGACGGCCATGGTCGGCGACCGGATGGACACGGACATCGTGGCCGGGATCGAGGCCGGCCTGCAGACCTTCCTCGTGCTCACCGGCTCCACGCGGGCCGCCGACATCGAGCGCTTCCCGTTCCGGCCGAGCCACGTCGTCGACTCGATCGCGGACCTCGTCTCCTGCGTGTGA
- the pyrE gene encoding orotate phosphoribosyltransferase, with protein MTPETSHGAELSPTPREQLRDLITELAVVRGKVTLSSGREADYYVDLRRITLHHRAAPLVGHVLLDLLEEVGLGTAEIDAVGGLTLGADPVATALLHAAASRGQDLDAFVVRKEAKAHGMQRRIEGPDIAGRRVVVLEDTSTTGASPIAAVEAARAAGAEVMGVAVIVDRSTGAREKIEALGVPYHFLFDLADLGLA; from the coding sequence GTGACCCCCGAGACGTCCCACGGCGCCGAGCTGTCTCCGACGCCGCGCGAGCAGCTGCGCGACCTCATCACCGAGCTGGCCGTGGTGCGCGGCAAGGTCACGCTGTCCTCGGGGCGCGAGGCCGACTACTACGTGGACCTGCGCCGCATCACGCTGCACCACCGCGCGGCCCCGCTCGTCGGGCACGTGCTGCTCGACCTGCTCGAGGAGGTCGGCCTCGGCACCGCCGAGATCGACGCCGTCGGCGGCCTGACGCTCGGCGCCGACCCCGTCGCGACAGCCCTCCTGCACGCTGCGGCGTCGCGCGGCCAGGACCTGGACGCGTTCGTCGTCCGCAAGGAGGCCAAGGCGCACGGCATGCAGCGCCGCATCGAGGGCCCGGACATCGCGGGCCGGCGGGTCGTGGTGCTCGAGGACACCTCGACGACCGGTGCGTCACCCATCGCCGCGGTCGAGGCTGCGCGCGCGGCGGGCGCCGAGGTCATGGGCGTCGCGGTGATCGTCGACCGGTCGACCGGCGCGCGCGAGAAGATCGAGGCGCTCGGCGTGCCGTACCACTTCCTGTTCGACCTGGCCGACCTCGGCCTGGCCTGA